One genomic window of Arthrobacter sp. KBS0703 includes the following:
- a CDS encoding Hsp20/alpha crystallin family protein — protein sequence MLMMSDPFRQLDRLAQQVLGTAAHPAAMPLDAWREDTEFVISVDLPGMDVDSIDVDVERNLLTVKAERKNTAPQGAELVAAERPQGVFSRQLVLGEALDAENVTAGYDGGVLTLRIPVAAKAQPRKIEITSGQGAQQQISA from the coding sequence ATGTTGATGATGAGCGATCCCTTCCGCCAGCTGGACCGGCTTGCCCAGCAGGTGCTTGGCACGGCCGCGCACCCGGCCGCCATGCCGTTGGATGCCTGGCGGGAGGACACCGAGTTTGTGATCTCGGTCGATCTGCCTGGCATGGATGTTGACTCGATCGACGTCGACGTCGAGCGGAACCTCCTGACCGTGAAGGCTGAGCGGAAAAACACCGCCCCCCAAGGGGCCGAGCTGGTGGCCGCTGAGCGGCCGCAGGGCGTCTTCAGCCGGCAACTGGTCCTCGGCGAGGCATTGGATGCCGAGAACGTTACGGCCGGGTACGACGGCGGCGTGTTGACCCTGCGTATCCCGGTCGCTGCCAAGGCGCAGCCGCGGAAGATCGAAATCACCAGCGGCCAAGGCGCCCAGCAGCAGATCAGCGCCTAA
- a CDS encoding J domain-containing protein, whose amino-acid sequence MMTRPVPDYYAVLHVSRGASPQEIARAYRALMRRHHPDVAGGEAAAAELQLIMQAFSVLRDPKRRHAYDREDFRAGRAAPPAEHNHPRERPEANGQDTRQGAGGRNGGPQFIPVRVVPRREPPLRVTPVRWESGPWA is encoded by the coding sequence ATGATGACCCGACCTGTCCCGGACTACTACGCGGTCCTGCACGTTTCCCGTGGCGCATCGCCACAGGAAATCGCGCGCGCCTACCGCGCCCTCATGCGCCGGCACCATCCCGATGTTGCCGGTGGAGAGGCTGCGGCCGCCGAACTGCAGCTCATCATGCAGGCCTTCTCCGTACTCCGTGACCCCAAGCGCCGCCACGCCTACGACCGGGAAGACTTCCGCGCCGGGCGCGCTGCTCCACCCGCCGAGCACAACCATCCGCGGGAACGTCCGGAAGCGAACGGCCAGGACACCCGCCAGGGCGCCGGAGGGCGGAACGGCGGTCCGCAGTTCATTCCGGTCCGGGTGGTTCCGCGGCGAGAGCCGCCACTGCGCGTCACTCCCGTCAGGTGGGAGAGCGGACCGTGGGCATAA
- a CDS encoding Hsp20/alpha crystallin family protein, which yields MLIRTDPFRELDRLTQQVFGTAARPAAMPMDAWQEDGEFVVAFDLPGITPDAADLNVERNVLTVRAERRDATQPNVELVVAERPRGVFSRQLILGDTLDTDNIKASYDVGVLTLRIPVAEQAKPRKIEIESKGQQHQIET from the coding sequence ATGCTTATCCGTACTGACCCGTTCCGTGAGCTGGACCGGCTCACCCAGCAGGTCTTCGGAACAGCAGCCCGCCCGGCGGCCATGCCGATGGACGCGTGGCAGGAGGACGGGGAATTTGTCGTGGCGTTTGACCTGCCCGGGATCACGCCCGACGCCGCGGATCTGAACGTTGAAAGGAACGTCCTCACTGTCCGGGCCGAGCGCCGGGACGCCACCCAGCCCAACGTGGAGCTGGTGGTTGCCGAGCGGCCGCGCGGCGTCTTCAGCCGCCAGCTCATCCTTGGCGACACGCTGGACACGGACAACATCAAGGCCAGCTACGACGTCGGCGTGCTGACACTGCGCATCCCCGTGGCGGAACAGGCAAAGCCGCGCAAGATCGAGATCGAGAGCAAGGGCCAACAGCACCAGATCGAGACGTAG
- a CDS encoding MerR family transcriptional regulator — protein MTNQRGSGRGLYAISVVAELLGTGQQNIRLYERRGLLTPERTEGGTRQYSESDLAVLRRIGELLDDGLNLAGVAKVLELEMDNARLRLQLQRVRARSSRAAAHPEQSARPDDSM, from the coding sequence ATGACAAACCAACGCGGCAGCGGGCGCGGGCTGTACGCCATATCCGTGGTGGCAGAACTCCTGGGAACGGGTCAACAAAACATCCGGCTCTATGAACGCCGCGGCCTGCTGACGCCGGAACGGACCGAAGGAGGCACCCGCCAGTACAGCGAATCCGACCTCGCGGTGTTGCGCCGGATCGGAGAGCTCCTGGACGACGGGCTCAACCTGGCCGGCGTGGCCAAGGTGCTGGAACTGGAAATGGACAACGCCCGGCTCCGGCTTCAGCTGCAGCGGGTCCGCGCCCGCAGCAGCCGCGCAGCGGCCCATCCTGAGCAAAGCGCCCGCCCGGACGACAGCATGTGA